In the genome of Fimbriimonadaceae bacterium, one region contains:
- the trxB gene encoding thioredoxin-disulfide reductase, whose translation MSTNIEKVIIIGSGPAGYTAALYTARANLEPIVFAGIQPGGQLMITTDVENYPGFPNGIMGPEMMELFRTQVERFGTRVEYKHVSRVDFSERPFKVYIEDEMHLAQTVIISTGAEAKWLGLESEVTFGGYGVSACATCDGAFFRNKEVIVVGGGDTAMEEANYLTRHCSKVYLVHRRNEFRASKIMQDRVLNNPKIEVIWNAAVEEILGQHEPVKKVTGARLKSTVDDKTWEMPISGVFIAIGHKPNSDLVKGVLDMDELGYLITEPRSTKTNIPGVFACGDVADSIYRQAVTAAGTGCMAAIDAERFLEAEGH comes from the coding sequence ACACCGCACGCGCAAATCTTGAACCGATTGTCTTTGCCGGTATTCAGCCGGGTGGGCAGCTGATGATCACCACCGACGTGGAGAATTATCCTGGGTTTCCCAACGGCATCATGGGTCCTGAGATGATGGAGCTTTTCCGCACCCAGGTGGAACGATTCGGCACTCGGGTGGAATATAAGCACGTTAGCCGTGTCGATTTTAGCGAACGCCCGTTTAAGGTGTATATCGAGGACGAAATGCACCTTGCTCAGACTGTCATTATCTCTACTGGAGCCGAAGCCAAATGGCTTGGGCTGGAGTCGGAGGTGACGTTCGGAGGCTACGGCGTGAGCGCCTGCGCTACCTGCGATGGCGCGTTTTTCCGAAACAAAGAGGTCATCGTGGTAGGTGGTGGAGATACAGCGATGGAGGAGGCCAACTACCTCACTCGGCATTGCTCAAAGGTCTATCTGGTGCACCGACGCAACGAGTTTCGGGCCAGCAAGATCATGCAGGACCGGGTCCTCAACAACCCAAAGATCGAGGTCATTTGGAATGCTGCGGTCGAGGAGATTTTGGGGCAGCACGAGCCGGTCAAGAAGGTCACTGGAGCACGCCTTAAGAGCACTGTAGATGACAAGACCTGGGAGATGCCCATCAGCGGTGTGTTCATCGCCATCGGGCATAAACCGAACTCAGACCTCGTGAAAGGCGTCCTCGATATGGACGAGCTTGGATATTTGATTACGGAACCACGCAGCACAAAAACGAACATCCCGGGAGTATTTGCCTGTGGGGACGTCGCCGACAGCATCTATAGGCAAGCCGTAACCGCTGCGGGGACCGGCTGCATGGCAGCCATTGACGCCGAGCGGTTCTTAGAAGCAGAAGGACACTAA